The following nucleotide sequence is from Actinomycetes bacterium.
CTCCACCAGGTTTTTAAAATTCCGGGGAGGCTGAACCAGCCTTATTTCCACATCACTGATATCCCGGTAATTTTGCAGCTCGGAAAGGGAGGATAGTTTGATAATTTCTTTATTTATTATACATACCCTGTCCGAGAGGCTGGCCGCTTCATTGAGATTATGGGTACACAGGAATACAGTAGTATTTTCTTTTTTAAGCGAATATATGAAATCCCTTACCATGTGGGCGCTTTCCGGATCCAGCCCTGAAGTGGGCTCATCTAAAAAAAGTATCCTGGGCTGGTGGACCAGGGCCCGGGCTAGAGCCAGCTTTTGTTTCATGCCTTTGGAAAAAGTGGCTACCAGCTCATCTTTTCGGGACCAGAGACCAAACATTTCTAACAGCTTTTTGATATTGGCTTCTCTGCTGCCGGCAGGAAGGTTATAAAAGGAAGCAAAATAATTCAGGTTTTCATAAGCTGATATTTTCTCATACATCCCCGGAGCCTCGGTGAGTATGCCTATAATGGACCTTATATAGCTACTGTCTTTCTTGATGTCACGGCCATCTACGGTTATATTTCCGCTGGTTGGACCCAGAAGAGTGGAGAGCATTCTTATGGTGGTGGTCTTTCCGGCCCCATTGGGTCCCAGAAAGCCAAATATCTCACTTTCCTTTACTTCAAAGGAAATGTTGTCTACTGCCAGAAAGCCATTAAATTTTTTAGTAAGATTTTCTGCTATTATCATTATTGAAATATAACTGTTATTGATTCTGTCAAATATGTATAATAATTAATATTAAACCATTAGTAAAGAACAAAGGCATGGCTGAAAAAATAGATATACTTATGATAGATAACTATGATTCCTTTACCTATAACCTGGTGCAGTACCTGGGTACCCTGGGCCAGAACATCAAGGTAGCCAGAAATGATAAAATTACTCTAAAACAGATTGAAAGTCTGGCTCCTGCCAGGATAGTTATATCACCAGGCCCGGGAAGGCCGGCAGACGGGGGAATCAGCAAACAGGTCATAGAAAAATTTTATCAGGCCCTACCCATACTGGGGGTCTGTCTGGGCCACCAGTGCATAGGAGAAGTTTTTGGGGCCCGGGTAATAAATTCAGGAATAGTGGTTCACGGCAAAACCAGCCTTATATATCATGACGGCTTGACTGTTTTTAACCATATTGATAACCCTTTTCCGGCAGCCAGGTACCATTCTCTGGTGCTTCAGCCTGATACCATAGTAGGACCCCTGGCCGTATCTGCCCGTACCCAGGAAGGGATAGTAATGGGCATAAGGCACAAACAATATCCTTTAGAGGGAATACAGTTTCACCCCGAGTCTTTTCTTACCGGCCGGGGAATGAAGATTTTAAAAAACTTCTTAGAATTATGAGTTATGCCACTGTATTTAAAGAACTTGATCTGAGGTTAAAACCCCAGGATTTATTTTACCGGGTAAAAGATACCGGCCCGTTAATATTTTTAGACAGCAGCCTGCCCTCCAGATATTCCCGATATTCATACCTGGGCTGGGACCCGGTTATCACTTTTACCAGTTATGGTTTAAAGAACAGGGTTTGCAGCAAGTCTGAACCCGGTTATACTGCCTACCAGCACCCTCTCAGGTTTCTTGATTCTTTCCTTGCTCGGTATATAGATAAGGAAAGCAAGAATTTTTACCTGAGCAGGAAAAATAAAATAAGAAAAATTCCCTGGACTTTCAGCCTACCCTCCTTTAAGGGAGGATTTATGGGTTATTTTTCCTATGACCTTAAAAACTATATTGAAAAGCTTCCCCAGTCTGCAGCTGACCATTACTGTATGCCTCTGATATACCTGGTACAGTTCAGGCATCTTGCTGCCTATAGCCACAGGAAGAAGAGATGGTACTGTATAAAAAATTTCCAGAAACGGCATTGGCCAAAAATATGTTCAGCAATGGAGAGAGAAGCCGGCTTTATTGAGGGTTTGGGCCAGGGCAGCAAAGATGTCGGGTCCAGTATACTGGCCCGGTATAGAGAGAAAGATTATGGCAATATTGAACTTCAATCCAACTTTAGCAAAAAAGAGTATATGGAAGCAGTCAGGCAGGCTAAGGAATATATAACCGCCGGAGATATATACCAGGTTAATTTGAGCCAGAGGTTTACCTGTGATGCGCCCATTGAGCCTGAAGATTTTTATTATATCTTAAGGGAGGTCAATGCGGCTCCCTTTTCCGCCTTTATAAAGGGGGATGATTTTTGTGTGGCCAGCTCTTCTCCTGAGCGCTTTATTTTCTGCAGTCAGGATTCCATACAGACCAGGCCCATAAAAGGCACCAGGCCCAGAGGGCATAATATTTTACAGGATTATAAATACAGCAGGCAATTAAAGCACAGCATAAAAGACAGGGCAGAGCTTAATATGATTGTGGACCTGGAAAGAAATGATCTGGGAAAATTTTGCGATTATGGAAGCGTTAAGGTTAGCGGCCACGCAGTAATTGAAATGTATGCCAGGGTCATACATTCAGTATCCACAGTAACCGGCAAAATGAAGAATAAAGTAACTGTAGCCGATATAATAAAGGCAGCCTTCCCCGGAGGTTCTATAACCGGAGCCCCTAAAATCAGGGCCATGCAGATAATTGACCAGCTGGAGCCCTGTACCCGGGGAGTATATACCGGGAGTATTGGCTATATTTCAATTGACGGCACTATGGATTTAAATATTGCCATAAGGACACTTATAGTAAAAAATAATTGTTACTACTTTAATGTAGGTGGTGGAATTGTAGCCGATTCGGATCCAGAAAGCGAATACTTAGAAACTCTGGATAAGGGGAAGGCTATTGAAAATTCATTTAATTTTTTTGAGTCAGAAAACCTGAGAAAGAAGGATCTATGAGTTACAGTATTATGGTAAACGGCAAATTTTATTCCAGCCGCCAGGCCTGCCTGCCGGTAGAAGACAGGGGCTTTCTCTTTGGCGACGGCCTGTTTGAGACTATGCGCACCTATAACGGCCGGGTATTTGGCATAGAAAGGCATATCAAGCGCCTGTTTTCCTCACTCCATGCTCTGGATTACAATATCAGTTTTAATCCCGGGAAATTAACCGACTTAATCGGGGCTTCAATCAATAAAAACGGCCTGCAGTCAGGGCAGGGCTATGTAAAGGTTATAGTTACCAGGGGGATGCATAAAGGAAAAATATCTTTCAGCCAGACTACTAGTCCCAATATAATAATAATAGCCAAAGAATTGAAACCCTATCCGCAGGACTTATACCGGCAGGGAGCCAGGATTATAAGGTCTTCCATAGTAAGACCGTCATTTAGCAATCCTGCCTACCGGCACAAGCTGCTCAACTATTTTGAAAGCACATATGCTAAAAATGAAGCCGAGAAAAAAGATGCCCTGGAAGCTATCTTTTTAACCAGGGACCGAATGGTTCTGGAAGGAGCCACCAGTAATATATTTATTGTAAAAGGTAAAAGAATTTATACCCCGCCGCTTACCTATAATCTGCTTCCTGGAATTACCAGGGAAATAGTCTTAGATATTTGCCGGCAAAACAATATGCCTGCAAGGGAGAAGAAATTTGATTTTTTTGAGCTTATGCGTTCTGATGAGGTATTTGTAACCAATTCACTTATGGAAGTTATGCCGGTTACCTTTATTGAATCCAGTCCGGTGTCCAATGCCAGGACAGGGCCGTTAACCAGGCAACTTATGGCTTTATACCGAAATATGGTGTCTTCCTAATTATGTTTTGGTTTTTTACGGCAACTGTATTATCATTATCTAAAATGAAATTGAAAGGAACATAATGGATATTTATGAAGAAGCATTAGAAATGCATAAGAAATATAAAGGTAAGATAGATGTAATAAGCAAGGTAACCACTAAAGACGAACACGACCTCTCTCTTGCTTATTCCCCGGGAGTAGCCCAGCCCTGCAGGGAGATTGCCAAGGATCCGTCCCTGCTTAATACCTATACCGCCAGGGCTAATATGATTGCAGTAGTAAGTGACGGTTCGGCAGTCTTGGGCCTGGGAAACATTGGGGCCAGGGCATCCCTTCCGGTAATGGAGGGAAAATGTGTGTTGTTTAGAAACTTCGGAGGAGTATCGGCTTTTCCTATCTGTATTGAAAGTCAGGATGTGGATACCATAGTAAATACAGTCAAGCTGCTGGAGCCCTCTTTTTCAGGAATAAACCTGGAAGATATTTCGGCTCCCAGATGCTTTGAGATAGAAGACAGGCTGAAGGCTGAAACCGGTATGCTGACCTTTCATGATGACCAGCACGGAACAGCTATAGTTACTTTAGCCGGTTTGTTTAATTCCTTAAAGATTTACAAAAAAGAACTTGCAGAATGTAAAATTGCCGTAAGCGGGGCAGGGGCAGCAGGCACTTCCATAGTTTACCTGTTGGATTATCTGGGGGCAACCCAGGTTAAGGTATGTGATTCGCGGGGAATAATGGCTCCCTCCAGGGATGACCTGAATCCAGCCAAGGCCAAAATAGCCGAGCTTACCAATCCGGACAACCAGACTGGCAGCCTGGCCGATGCGGTTGAGGGCGCAGATGTATTTATAGGAGTGTCGGTAGCAGATATTTTAACTGCTGACATGGTTAAGAGCATGGCTGATAAACCGGTAATATTTGCCATGGCCAACCCTGAACCCGAGATTTCACCCTCTCTGGCTAAAGAATGCGGGGTAGAGATTATTGCTACCGGCAGAAGCGATTATCCCAATCAGGTAAACAATGTGCTGGCTTTCCCCGGAATATTCAGGGGCGCTCTGGATGCCAGAGCCAGGGAAATAAATATGGAGATGAAGGTTGCTGCTGCCAGGGCCCTGGCCGGTATAATAGGTGAAGAATTAAATACTGACTATATAATTCCCAAGCCGTTTGATCCCCGGGTTTTACCAGCGGTGGCAGTTAGTGTAGCCAAGGCAGCGGTAGATACGGGATTTGCCCCGGAGGACACTGATTTGGAGTGGATAGAACAAAAAGCCAAAGATTTGCTAACCCAGATAAGATAGAAGGAATTACGGCAGTTAACCTAAAGTAAACTATTTACTTATCGGTCTAACAAACTAAAAAAAGGTGCAAAGATATTTTAATTCCGGTGGTTGGCGATGAGCTTAATATATATGTTATTATATAGCGTAAGGAGGGATAACCGTGAAATCATTTACCAGTATCATGGATATTATAGAAGCAAGGAAGAGCATAAGGAGCTATGAACCGAAGCCCCTAGAAGAAGAGAAGCTTCAATATGTTCTTCAAGCTTTCAGGAAGGCTCCTTCTGCTAAAAATATTCAACCCTGGAAACTTGTAGTAGTAAGGGACGAGAAGAAAAAAAATGATTTGGCAATAGCCTGCAACAACCAGACTTTTATAGCCAATGCACCAGTAATTATTGTTGCCTGTGCCAACGAAAAAGAAGCCTATGGGGTAATGGGTGGCTATATGAGTAGTTTCGCCATTGATATTGCTATAGGTCTGGACCATTTAATGCTGGCAGCCACTGAAAAAGGTTTGGGTACCTGCTGGATTGGTGCTTTTAAGGAAAAGCTGGTAAAAGACCTTTTGGGAATCCCGGAAAACATTAGGGTAGTAGCATTAACCCCACTGGGATACCCGGCCAAAGAAGCAGGGGGAAGGGGCAGAAAGCCGCTTTCAGAGATAGTATGTTTTGACCGATATGTGGAATAATGTGCTGCCGGACTAAGGGCAGGATATGGATATAATTGTTACACACATTAGCTCTGATTTTGATGCCTTTGCCGCTCTGGTGGCAGCAAAAAAGATTTACCCTGAAGCAAAAGTAATTTTACCTACTTCCATAAACCAGAATGTCAGAAAGTTTATGGCCCTGCATGAAGATGAACTGGTTACCATGCAAGAGGTATCGGAAATAAATATAAGCAGGGTAACCAGGATTATTATGGTAGATACCAGGATAGCAGCCAGGCTGGGCAAAGCCGCCGGTACCCTTTCCAATAAGAATATCCACATTATAATTTATGACCACCATCAACAGACTGACCAGGATGTTAGGGGCGATGTTGACTACTCTGAGGATATCGGGTCTGCCACCACTTTGCTGATACGAATACTGAAGAAGAAAAATATACCCATAACTCCTTTAGAAGCTACTCTTTTTGCTCTGGGAATATATGAGGATACTGGCTCTTTTACCTATCCCAGCACTACCTATAAGGACCTGGAGGCAGCGGCTTACCTGTTGGCCAAGGGGGCTAATTTATATGTGCTGAATAAATTCCACAATATATCCCTTACTGAAGACCAGCACCAGCTCCTGGAGGTGCTGATTGATAATGCACAGAAGATAACTATAAATGAAAAGGAAGTGCTTCTTTCCAGTGCCCGGACCATGGACTATGTGGAAGGGCTGTCGGTGCTTACCAGGAAACTATCCCAGATTGAGGACATAAATACAGTTATAAGCTGGTGCCAGATGAAGGGGAAAGTGTACATAGTGGGCAGAAGCTATGACAGGAGCGTGGATGTATCGGATGTGCTGGGTGACCTGGGTGGAGGAGGTCATCCCCAGGCAGCTTCTGCGGTACTGGAGGCTGAACAGTTTGAAGAGGTACAGGATAGAATAGTAGCTGCTTTAAGCAGACAGATTAAAACCCCGGCCAGGGCCAGGGATATTATGTCCTATCCGGTAAGGTATGTTGATGAGGACGAAACCATTTCCCAGGTTGACCGATTGTTAAGGAAATATGGCCATTCAGGAATCCCTATAGTAAACAAGGACAGTAAATTAGTGGGAATTATAACCAGAAAAGATATAGATAAAGCCATAAACCATGATCTTTCTCATGCTCCGGTAAAAGGTTTCCGTTCCCATACGGTTATTACTGCCGGACCCCGGGATTCTATTGATCATATCCAGACCCTGATGATAGACAATGGAATCGGCAGGGTACCCATAATAGAGAATGGCAGGATGATAGGCATAATAACCCGGAAGGATATACTGAGACATCTACACGGAAGAGGCTTTGACCAAAAGCTTAAAATATTTGAAGATTCCAAAAACAGGTTGAGCAGCCATTTCCCTCCCAAAATACAGAACATATTAAATATTATCTCTGCAGAGAGCCACAAATTAGGCTACAGACCCTATCTGGTAGGAGGAATAGTTAGGGATATATTGTTAGATATACCCAACCTGGATATAGATATTGTAGTAGAGGGAGACGGCATAAGACTGGCTAACCAGCTTAAGAAAAAGATAGGCTGGAAGGTGGAGAGCTACCAGAAATTTAAAACTGCGGTTTTAGTGGTAGACCCCGAGCTGCACATAGATATTGCTACTGCCCGGGTAGAATACTATGCCAGCCCGGCAGCCCTTCCCAGCGTAGAAACGGGGAGCATAAGGCAGGATTTGGGCAGGAGGGATTTTACTATTAATGCCATGGCTATCAGTCTGGATAAAAAAGATTTTGGCAGCCTTTTAGATTTTTTTGGGGGAAGAAAGGATCTGGGGCAGAAGAAAATAAAAGTACTGCACAAGATGAGTTTTATAGAAGACCCTACCCGGATATTCAGAGCGGTAAGATTTGAGCAGAGGCTGGGCTTTAAAATAGATTCCCAGACGGAAAAGCTTATAAGGACTACTGTTGATATGAATATGGTATCCAGGCTTACCGGAGTAAGGATCAGGGATGAGCTTATTGCAATTTTACGGGAAAAAAATCCTTATAAGCCCATAAACCGGTTGTATCAGCTGGGGGCTCTGGCCAAGATTGGCTTGAATATAGAAATTGACCAATCCTTCAGCAGTAGAGTGAAGGGGGTCCTGACATGGGCAGAAAAGCTAAGCCCATTTATAGACAACAAAGTGAAAACATGGAGGCTTCTATTTATAATGCTGCTGCAGAATCAACCAGTGCACAGCATAAAGAAATGGTGTCTGGGTATGAAAGTTAAAAACAGGGATATCCATATAATAGTTGACACAGTCTCTAACCTGGAAAAAGCAAGGGATTTGCTGGCAGAGCCCATAGACAAAAATTCATTGCTTTACAGTACCGCCAAAAATTTTAGTCCCGAGCTGCTTATAATATGCTGTTCGTGGGGCGGGGGTTATAGAGAAAATGTATTAAAATATCTTACTCGGCTAAGAAATGTGAAATTGGAGATTGATGGCCGGACATTAAAAGAAATGGGATATGAACCCTCACCAAAGTATAAGACAGTGCTGGATGAGCTTTTTGACCTGAAACTGGATGGATTTATAACCGGCAGAGAAGATGAAATAAAGTATGCCGAAAAACTATTTGATATCCAGGGCCATAAGGGCAGCGCCTAGGGCGCCCACTATCTGAGGATCTTCAGGTATATCTATGCTGGTTTCAAGCGTTTCTTCCAAAGCCTTAACTACTCCCATATTCTTGGCCACTCCACCGGTCATACATACCGGCTGGGAGAAACCAACCCGGTCAATCATGGTATTTATCCTGTGGGCAATGGAATATACCAGCCCCTTTATTATTTTGTTTTTTTCCTCGCCGCGGCCGATAAGAGAAACGATTTCAGATTCAGCAAATACGGTGCAGGTAGAAGTTATGTCCACTTTTTGCTTGGTATTTAAAAATATTTCACCGAAGTGAGTTATGTCTATTTCCAGGGCTTGAGCCATTACTTCCAGGAATCTACCGGTGCCCGCAGCACATTTGTCATTCATTAAGAAATCAAAGGGGTTGGCATTATCATCCAGCCTTATAACCTTGCTGTCCTGTCCGCCGATATCTATAACCAGTCTGGTATTGGGGTAGTAATAAAGAGCACCCCGGGCATGACAGCTAATTTCTGTAATATTCTTATCGGCAAATTCCACATTTATTCTTCCATATCCGGTTGCTACTGTCTTGTCTATAT
It contains:
- a CDS encoding ABC transporter ATP-binding protein, with translation MIIAENLTKKFNGFLAVDNISFEVKESEIFGFLGPNGAGKTTTIRMLSTLLGPTSGNITVDGRDIKKDSSYIRSIIGILTEAPGMYEKISAYENLNYFASFYNLPAGSREANIKKLLEMFGLWSRKDELVATFSKGMKQKLALARALVHQPRILFLDEPTSGLDPESAHMVRDFIYSLKKENTTVFLCTHNLNEAASLSDRVCIINKEIIKLSSLSELQNYRDISDVEIRLVQPPRNFKNLVEEVTGVKQVSIKDNRLMVGLVEPEKTNPRIIKTLTDNGADIIYINEIKESLEEIYLTLIRQERNE
- a CDS encoding aminodeoxychorismate/anthranilate synthase component II, whose amino-acid sequence is MAEKIDILMIDNYDSFTYNLVQYLGTLGQNIKVARNDKITLKQIESLAPARIVISPGPGRPADGGISKQVIEKFYQALPILGVCLGHQCIGEVFGARVINSGIVVHGKTSLIYHDGLTVFNHIDNPFPAARYHSLVLQPDTIVGPLAVSARTQEGIVMGIRHKQYPLEGIQFHPESFLTGRGMKILKNFLEL
- the pabB gene encoding aminodeoxychorismate synthase component I yields the protein MSYATVFKELDLRLKPQDLFYRVKDTGPLIFLDSSLPSRYSRYSYLGWDPVITFTSYGLKNRVCSKSEPGYTAYQHPLRFLDSFLARYIDKESKNFYLSRKNKIRKIPWTFSLPSFKGGFMGYFSYDLKNYIEKLPQSAADHYCMPLIYLVQFRHLAAYSHRKKRWYCIKNFQKRHWPKICSAMEREAGFIEGLGQGSKDVGSSILARYREKDYGNIELQSNFSKKEYMEAVRQAKEYITAGDIYQVNLSQRFTCDAPIEPEDFYYILREVNAAPFSAFIKGDDFCVASSSPERFIFCSQDSIQTRPIKGTRPRGHNILQDYKYSRQLKHSIKDRAELNMIVDLERNDLGKFCDYGSVKVSGHAVIEMYARVIHSVSTVTGKMKNKVTVADIIKAAFPGGSITGAPKIRAMQIIDQLEPCTRGVYTGSIGYISIDGTMDLNIAIRTLIVKNNCYYFNVGGGIVADSDPESEYLETLDKGKAIENSFNFFESENLRKKDL
- a CDS encoding aminotransferase class IV, which translates into the protein MSYSIMVNGKFYSSRQACLPVEDRGFLFGDGLFETMRTYNGRVFGIERHIKRLFSSLHALDYNISFNPGKLTDLIGASINKNGLQSGQGYVKVIVTRGMHKGKISFSQTTSPNIIIIAKELKPYPQDLYRQGARIIRSSIVRPSFSNPAYRHKLLNYFESTYAKNEAEKKDALEAIFLTRDRMVLEGATSNIFIVKGKRIYTPPLTYNLLPGITREIVLDICRQNNMPAREKKFDFFELMRSDEVFVTNSLMEVMPVTFIESSPVSNARTGPLTRQLMALYRNMVSS
- a CDS encoding NAD-dependent malic enzyme, translated to MDIYEEALEMHKKYKGKIDVISKVTTKDEHDLSLAYSPGVAQPCREIAKDPSLLNTYTARANMIAVVSDGSAVLGLGNIGARASLPVMEGKCVLFRNFGGVSAFPICIESQDVDTIVNTVKLLEPSFSGINLEDISAPRCFEIEDRLKAETGMLTFHDDQHGTAIVTLAGLFNSLKIYKKELAECKIAVSGAGAAGTSIVYLLDYLGATQVKVCDSRGIMAPSRDDLNPAKAKIAELTNPDNQTGSLADAVEGADVFIGVSVADILTADMVKSMADKPVIFAMANPEPEISPSLAKECGVEIIATGRSDYPNQVNNVLAFPGIFRGALDARAREINMEMKVAAARALAGIIGEELNTDYIIPKPFDPRVLPAVAVSVAKAAVDTGFAPEDTDLEWIEQKAKDLLTQIR
- a CDS encoding nitroreductase family protein, producing MDIIEARKSIRSYEPKPLEEEKLQYVLQAFRKAPSAKNIQPWKLVVVRDEKKKNDLAIACNNQTFIANAPVIIVACANEKEAYGVMGGYMSSFAIDIAIGLDHLMLAATEKGLGTCWIGAFKEKLVKDLLGIPENIRVVALTPLGYPAKEAGGRGRKPLSEIVCFDRYVE
- a CDS encoding CBS domain-containing protein: MDIIVTHISSDFDAFAALVAAKKIYPEAKVILPTSINQNVRKFMALHEDELVTMQEVSEINISRVTRIIMVDTRIAARLGKAAGTLSNKNIHIIIYDHHQQTDQDVRGDVDYSEDIGSATTLLIRILKKKNIPITPLEATLFALGIYEDTGSFTYPSTTYKDLEAAAYLLAKGANLYVLNKFHNISLTEDQHQLLEVLIDNAQKITINEKEVLLSSARTMDYVEGLSVLTRKLSQIEDINTVISWCQMKGKVYIVGRSYDRSVDVSDVLGDLGGGGHPQAASAVLEAEQFEEVQDRIVAALSRQIKTPARARDIMSYPVRYVDEDETISQVDRLLRKYGHSGIPIVNKDSKLVGIITRKDIDKAINHDLSHAPVKGFRSHTVITAGPRDSIDHIQTLMIDNGIGRVPIIENGRMIGIITRKDILRHLHGRGFDQKLKIFEDSKNRLSSHFPPKIQNILNIISAESHKLGYRPYLVGGIVRDILLDIPNLDIDIVVEGDGIRLANQLKKKIGWKVESYQKFKTAVLVVDPELHIDIATARVEYYASPAALPSVETGSIRQDLGRRDFTINAMAISLDKKDFGSLLDFFGGRKDLGQKKIKVLHKMSFIEDPTRIFRAVRFEQRLGFKIDSQTEKLIRTTVDMNMVSRLTGVRIRDELIAILREKNPYKPINRLYQLGALAKIGLNIEIDQSFSSRVKGVLTWAEKLSPFIDNKVKTWRLLFIMLLQNQPVHSIKKWCLGMKVKNRDIHIIVDTVSNLEKARDLLAEPIDKNSLLYSTAKNFSPELLIICCSWGGGYRENVLKYLTRLRNVKLEIDGRTLKEMGYEPSPKYKTVLDELFDLKLDGFITGREDEIKYAEKLFDIQGHKGSA
- a CDS encoding acyl-CoA dehydratase activase, with amino-acid sequence MITCGIDIGSVSTEAVILQNNEKDTSILGYAIIPTGSNSKIAARKVLQLASDQAGVSGDNIDKTVATGYGRINVEFADKNITEISCHARGALYYYPNTRLVIDIGGQDSKVIRLDDNANPFDFLMNDKCAAGTGRFLEVMAQALEIDITHFGEIFLNTKQKVDITSTCTVFAESEIVSLIGRGEEKNKIIKGLVYSIAHRINTMIDRVGFSQPVCMTGGVAKNMGVVKALEETLETSIDIPEDPQIVGALGAALMALDIK